The Solanum lycopersicum chromosome 6, SLM_r2.1 genome has a window encoding:
- the LOC101258968 gene encoding RNA demethylase ALKBH10B-like isoform X1: MPPAADVVGHHRVVPLDSKVTPTASMVSETFAKDAILAWFRGEFAAANAIIDALCNHITQLEGGRAEHESVFAAIHRRRLNWIPILQMQKYCSIAEVTLDLRKVADRKIKEREEFAISKQFDNQAITPEIVDGDDSPETDITHDTGLLIQHLEESVEFCSNHENCEARHAHIKMTKGFVSKELVKGHMVNVVRGLKLFEDIFTPNEISKLNDLVDELRVAGQNGDLSGETFILFNQQVKGNKREMIQLGTPIFGHIKEEAMCQKSNIEPIPALLQGVIDHLIQWNLISESRRPNSCVINYFDEGEYSQPFMKPPHLDQPVSTLLLSESMMAFGRALVSDSDGNYKGSFMLSLKQGSLLVMRGNSADMARHALCSSASKRVAITFFKVRTEMNNFVSDQKIPPLTKAMTLWQPGVPTHYSTANGAANGYKIMDVMPKWGFLRAPEFMVAPVHPMVLSPRKIPTGGTGVFLPLSRKPAKHIPPRAQKRRFLELPSPSGSPKSVSSSEASTAV, from the exons ATGCCGCCAGCTGCCGACGTTGTTGGACATCACCGTGTAGTACCCTTAGATTCTAAGGTTACGCCGACGGCCTCCATGGTATCGGAGACATTTGCTAAGGACGCAATATTAGCGTGGTTCAGGGGAGAGTTTGCTGCTGCAAATGCGATTATAGATGCGCTTTGCAACCATATAACTCAGCTTGAGGGAGGAAGAGCAGAGCATGAATCGGTGTTTGCAGCCATCCACCGCCGGAGGCTGAATTGGATCCCAATTCTACAGATGCAAAAGTACTGTTCCATTGCCGAGGTTACACTCGATCTACGTAAAGTCGCTGATAGAAAGATCaaggagagagaggagtttgcAATCTCCAAACAGTTCGATAACCAGGCAATCACTCCTGAAATAGTGGATGGAGATGATTCTCCTGAAACTGACATCACTCATGATACAG GACTCTTAATACAACACTTGGAAGAAAGTGTTGAATTCTGCTCAAACCATGAGAACTGTGAGGCAAGGCATGCCCACATCAAGATGACAAAGGGGTTTGTGTCGAAAGAGCTAGTCAAAGGGCATATG GTGAATGTAGTGCGAGGTCTCAAGTTATTCGAAGACATATTTACTCCAAATGAAATCTCTAAACTAAATGATTTAGTGGACGAACTTCGTGTTGCTGGCCAGAATGGTGATCTCTCAG GtgaaacttttattttattcaaccAGCAAGTGAAGGGCAACAAAAGAGAGATGATTCAGCTTGGGACCCCAATTTTCGGACACATAAAAGAGGAGGCCATGTGTCAAAAGA GTAACATTGAACCCATTCCAGCTCTTCTACAAGGTGTCATAGACCACCTGATTCAGTGGAATCTAATATCAGAAAGTAGAAGGCCTAACAGCTGTGTAATCAACTATTTTGATGAG GGGGAGTATTCACAACCTTTCATGAAACCACCACATTTGGACCAGCCGGTGTCTACCCTTCTCCTCTCTGAATCAATGATGGCATTTGGTAGAGCTCTTGTGAGTGATAGTGATGGGAACTACAAAGGATCATTCATGCTTTCTCTTAAACAAGG GTCTCTTTTAGTCATGAGAGGAAACAGTGCCGATATGGCTAGACATGCACTGTGCTCATCAGCTAGCAAAAGAGTTGCTATTACATTCTTCAAAGTAAGAACAGAGATGAATAACTTCGTCTCGGATCAAAAAATCCCCCCTCTGACTAAAGCAATGACCTTATGGCAGCCTGGTGTCCCAACACATTATTCAACTGCAAATGGAGCAGCTAATGGTTATAAGATTATGGATGTGATGCCTAAATGGGGTTTCCTTCGAGCTCCAGAATTTATGGTAGCTCCTGTGCATCCGATGGTTCTAAGCCCTCGAAAAATTCCAACTGGTGGTACTGGTGTCTTTCTTCCATTATCAAGAAAACCTGCAAAACATATTCCACCACGTGCCCAGAAAAGGCGGTTTCTTGAGCTACCTTCCCCTAGTGGGTCGCCTAAATCAGTGAGCAGTTCAGAAGCAAGTACGGCTGTTTAG
- the LOC101258968 gene encoding RNA demethylase ALKBH10B-like isoform X2: MPPAADVVGHHRVVPLDSKVTPTASMVSETFAKDAILAWFRGEFAAANAIIDALCNHITQLEGGRAEHESVFAAIHRRRLNWIPILQMQKYCSIAEVTLDLRKVADRKIKEREEFAISKQFDNQAITPEIVDGDDSPETDITHDTGLLIQHLEESVEFCSNHENCEARHAHIKMTKGFVSKELVKGHMVNVVRGLKLFEDIFTPNEISKLNDLVDELRVAGQNGDLSGETFILFNQQVKGNKREMIQLGTPIFGHIKEEAMCQKSNIEPIPALLQGVIDHLIQWNLISESRRPNSCVINYFDEGEYSQPFMKPPHLDQPVSTLLLSESMMAFGRALVSDSDGNYKGSFMLSLKQGSLLVMRGNSADMARHALCSSASKRVAITFFKPGVPTHYSTANGAANGYKIMDVMPKWGFLRAPEFMVAPVHPMVLSPRKIPTGGTGVFLPLSRKPAKHIPPRAQKRRFLELPSPSGSPKSVSSSEASTAV; the protein is encoded by the exons ATGCCGCCAGCTGCCGACGTTGTTGGACATCACCGTGTAGTACCCTTAGATTCTAAGGTTACGCCGACGGCCTCCATGGTATCGGAGACATTTGCTAAGGACGCAATATTAGCGTGGTTCAGGGGAGAGTTTGCTGCTGCAAATGCGATTATAGATGCGCTTTGCAACCATATAACTCAGCTTGAGGGAGGAAGAGCAGAGCATGAATCGGTGTTTGCAGCCATCCACCGCCGGAGGCTGAATTGGATCCCAATTCTACAGATGCAAAAGTACTGTTCCATTGCCGAGGTTACACTCGATCTACGTAAAGTCGCTGATAGAAAGATCaaggagagagaggagtttgcAATCTCCAAACAGTTCGATAACCAGGCAATCACTCCTGAAATAGTGGATGGAGATGATTCTCCTGAAACTGACATCACTCATGATACAG GACTCTTAATACAACACTTGGAAGAAAGTGTTGAATTCTGCTCAAACCATGAGAACTGTGAGGCAAGGCATGCCCACATCAAGATGACAAAGGGGTTTGTGTCGAAAGAGCTAGTCAAAGGGCATATG GTGAATGTAGTGCGAGGTCTCAAGTTATTCGAAGACATATTTACTCCAAATGAAATCTCTAAACTAAATGATTTAGTGGACGAACTTCGTGTTGCTGGCCAGAATGGTGATCTCTCAG GtgaaacttttattttattcaaccAGCAAGTGAAGGGCAACAAAAGAGAGATGATTCAGCTTGGGACCCCAATTTTCGGACACATAAAAGAGGAGGCCATGTGTCAAAAGA GTAACATTGAACCCATTCCAGCTCTTCTACAAGGTGTCATAGACCACCTGATTCAGTGGAATCTAATATCAGAAAGTAGAAGGCCTAACAGCTGTGTAATCAACTATTTTGATGAG GGGGAGTATTCACAACCTTTCATGAAACCACCACATTTGGACCAGCCGGTGTCTACCCTTCTCCTCTCTGAATCAATGATGGCATTTGGTAGAGCTCTTGTGAGTGATAGTGATGGGAACTACAAAGGATCATTCATGCTTTCTCTTAAACAAGG GTCTCTTTTAGTCATGAGAGGAAACAGTGCCGATATGGCTAGACATGCACTGTGCTCATCAGCTAGCAAAAGAGTTGCTATTACATTCTTCAAA CCTGGTGTCCCAACACATTATTCAACTGCAAATGGAGCAGCTAATGGTTATAAGATTATGGATGTGATGCCTAAATGGGGTTTCCTTCGAGCTCCAGAATTTATGGTAGCTCCTGTGCATCCGATGGTTCTAAGCCCTCGAAAAATTCCAACTGGTGGTACTGGTGTCTTTCTTCCATTATCAAGAAAACCTGCAAAACATATTCCACCACGTGCCCAGAAAAGGCGGTTTCTTGAGCTACCTTCCCCTAGTGGGTCGCCTAAATCAGTGAGCAGTTCAGAAGCAAGTACGGCTGTTTAG
- the ERABP1 gene encoding ER auxin binding protein 1 precursor — MKSGVSSFQTDATIMIRHGVVILVALLWFSTAEASQCSINGLPLVKNISEFPLHNYGRSGLSHTTIAGSVLHGMKEIEVWLQTFAPGCRTPIHRHSCEEVFIVLKGQGTLYLAPSSHSKYPGNPQEFHIFPNSTFHIPVNDVHQIWNTGEHEDLQALVVISRPPVKVFMYDDWSMPHTAAKLKFPYYWDEKCYQTTTRKDEL, encoded by the exons ATGAAAAGTGGAGTTTCCAGTTTTCAGACTGATGCTACGATAATGATCCGCCATGGCGTCGTCATACTAGTTGCTCTTTTGTGGTTTTCCACAGCCGAAGCTTCTCAGTGCTCAATTAATG GACTGCCACTCGTGAAGAATATCAGCGAGTTTCCACTACACAACTACGGGAGGTCAGGTTTATCTCACACTACAATTGCTGGTTCAGTCTTGCACGGCATGAAAGAG ATAGAGGTGTGGCTACAAACATTTGCCCCCGGATGTCGCACACCAATCCACAGGCACTCATGTGAAGAAGTTTTTATCGTCTTGAAGGGTCAAGGCACTCTCTATCTTGCTCCTAGTTCACATTCAAAGTACCCAGGAAACCCACAGGAGTTTCATATATTCCCTAATAGCACTTTTCATATCCCCGTTAATGATGTACACCAG ATATGGAACACTGGTGAACATGAAGATTTACAAGCTTTAGTTGTTATATCTCGTCCTCCAGTGAAAGT GTTTATGTACGATGACTGGTCGATGCCACACACAGCTGCCAAATTGAAGTTCCCGTATTACTGGGATGAGAAATGTTATCAGACAACAACGAGGAAAGACGAGCTTTAG
- the LOC101249559 gene encoding methyl-CpG-binding domain-containing protein 4 isoform X1 yields MAKDSPKTPKSRSATNPSVGVWAVQCEKCLKWRRIATQEQFEDIRSRFTEEPFNCPNGTCDDPADIEYDASRTWAIDKPNLPKTPSGFKRELYLRRDYSKMDTYYFTPLGKKLRSVTDVTTFLEQNPQLSDVKPSDFSFTSPKVMDDTIPSTALLANSHKKGVASSTK; encoded by the exons ATGGCGAAAGATTCACCAAAAACTCCCAAG TCGAGGTCGGCGACGAATCCATCAGTTGGCGTTTGGGCAGTACAGTGTGAAAAATGCTTGAAATGGAGGAGGATTGCGACACAGGAACAGTTTGAAGATATCAGAAGTAGGTTTACTGAAGAACCCTTTAACTGCCCCAATGGTACTTGTGATGATCCTGCAGACATTGAGTACGATGCTTCTCGAACTTGGGCTATTGACAAGCCCAATCTCCCTAAAACCCCATCTGGCTTTAAGAGAGAATTGTACCTCAGGAGAGATTACTCTAAGATGGATACTTATTATTTCACTCCTTTAGGGAAGAAACTCAGATCCGTTACTGATGTTACTACTTTTCTTGAACAAAATCCCCAGTTATCTGACGTTAAACCCTCAGATTTCAGCTTTACCAGCCCCAAAGTTATGGATGACACCATACCCTCTAC